The Methanoregula boonei 6A8 genome has a window encoding:
- a CDS encoding ABC transporter ATP-binding protein → MTDIPVIQLADVTKTYHLESGDFTALNHVSLEIKENDFVAIMGPSGSGKSTMMNQLGILDVPSSGKLYISGRDVAEMSNLERTHMRRDTIGYIFQKFYLIPLLSAYENVEYPLILKYKKRDTTGKATILLEQVGINKDMSAHRPTQLSGGQQQRVAIARALVNDPKILLCDEPTGNLDSKTGYQIMDILCGLHREGKTVIIVTHDPKIAEYAQRTIRLVDGRIAES, encoded by the coding sequence ATGACCGATATCCCTGTAATCCAGCTTGCTGACGTGACAAAGACCTATCATCTGGAGAGCGGAGACTTTACCGCTCTCAATCATGTCTCCCTTGAGATCAAGGAGAACGACTTTGTCGCCATCATGGGGCCGTCAGGATCCGGCAAATCAACCATGATGAACCAGCTGGGGATCCTCGATGTCCCGAGCTCGGGAAAACTGTATATCTCGGGCAGGGATGTAGCTGAAATGTCGAACCTTGAGCGGACGCATATGCGCAGGGACACCATCGGGTATATCTTCCAGAAATTCTACCTGATCCCTCTCCTCTCGGCATACGAGAACGTGGAGTACCCGCTTATCCTGAAATACAAAAAAAGGGATACGACCGGCAAGGCCACCATCCTGCTCGAACAGGTGGGTATCAACAAGGATATGAGTGCACACCGGCCGACTCAGCTCTCAGGGGGTCAGCAGCAGCGGGTAGCCATTGCCCGGGCGCTCGTTAACGACCCGAAGATCCTTCTCTGCGATGAGCCGACCGGGAACCTGGACAGTAAGACCGGGTACCAGATCATGGACATCCTCTGCGGCCTGCACCGTGAGGGAAAGACCGTGATCATTGTGACCCATGACCCTAAGATCGCGGAATACGCACAGCGTACTATACGGTTGGTGGACGGGAGGATTGCAGAATCATGA
- a CDS encoding COG1361 family protein, with protein MVSAVYADDSSSTTSSTSSSTTSSSSTSSSTSTVDQAALVYVSNISLDTNEYFPDDEGTLSVTLTNGGTSAIGLENPTLISPHISTENNDWVGMSFVGAGSSLTYSIPFTVKPPCGTYFALFTIGTQNGNAIHYPVKIKISSNTLTGAITSQPTSYAPEAEQNVTLTLMNTRSGDIKNIVITPVGSGIDADPSVELIPTISAGSSSAVTFGITPHQASDLTFNVSYQDGDNTHYTDVVLPITLGQDKTAAVPIVNNVELTSSGSTQEITGDVTNAGITDAYGVTVTVGSPAIATGTYPVYAIGSIASDDSGSFDVTFSANDLSAVPLVVSWKDSSGNDYNITKTLDLSSGTSSTTGSSTSKTSTTSSSSGSMSGGPGGMSGGPGGDMGGPGGSSSSSVTSLFSGSKGGGISSFYPVIGAVIILIAGIVLWKKRKWILLKLNKKQ; from the coding sequence ATGGTATCAGCGGTATACGCGGATGACAGCTCATCCACAACATCGAGCACGTCAAGCAGCACTACCAGCAGTTCATCCACCTCAAGTTCGACTTCAACGGTCGACCAGGCAGCCCTGGTGTATGTCTCGAACATAAGTCTGGATACCAACGAGTACTTCCCCGATGACGAAGGTACGCTGAGCGTTACCCTCACCAACGGTGGAACATCGGCTATCGGGCTGGAAAACCCGACCCTGATAAGTCCCCATATCTCTACCGAGAACAATGACTGGGTGGGCATGAGTTTTGTTGGTGCAGGTTCCTCGCTCACGTACTCGATCCCCTTCACCGTAAAACCCCCGTGCGGCACCTATTTCGCGCTCTTTACTATCGGGACACAGAACGGCAACGCCATCCATTACCCGGTGAAGATTAAGATTAGTTCAAACACGCTCACGGGAGCAATCACCTCTCAACCCACTTCATATGCTCCAGAAGCCGAGCAGAACGTGACACTCACCCTCATGAACACCCGTAGTGGTGACATTAAAAATATCGTGATCACTCCGGTAGGGTCGGGTATCGACGCGGACCCGTCCGTGGAACTTATTCCCACCATCAGTGCCGGCAGTTCCTCTGCTGTGACCTTTGGCATAACCCCCCACCAGGCCTCTGATCTCACGTTCAATGTCAGTTACCAGGATGGGGACAACACCCATTACACCGATGTCGTACTGCCAATCACCCTGGGTCAGGACAAAACCGCTGCCGTGCCCATTGTCAACAATGTGGAACTCACGTCATCAGGATCGACCCAGGAAATCACCGGGGATGTCACCAATGCCGGGATCACGGACGCTTACGGAGTGACCGTCACGGTCGGGTCCCCGGCCATTGCAACCGGAACCTACCCCGTGTATGCGATCGGCAGCATTGCCTCCGACGATTCCGGGAGCTTCGATGTCACCTTTTCCGCAAATGATCTTTCGGCAGTCCCCCTGGTAGTCAGCTGGAAGGACTCGTCAGGGAATGATTACAACATCACAAAGACTCTCGATCTCAGCTCCGGCACCAGCAGCACCACAGGCAGCAGTACTTCAAAGACCTCCACCACCTCCAGCTCATCAGGTTCCATGTCGGGAGGCCCCGGCGGGATGAGCGGTGGCCCGGGCGGCGATATGGGAGGACCGGGTGGCAGCAGTTCGAGCAGTGTCACCTCACTCTTCTCGGGGAGCAAAGGCGGCGGGATCAGTTCGTTCTACCCGGTCATAGGAGCAGTGATCATACTCATTGCCGGCATTGTCCTGTGGAAAAAGCGGAAATGGATCCTTCTCAAACTGAACAAGAAGCAGTGA
- a CDS encoding Mut7-C RNAse domain-containing protein, protein MPEHTETRFLADRMLGTLTRYLRFMGYDTVSANGFAAGNPDEDTRLLELAGNDHRILLTRDHELARRGGDSAVLIVEGDVLAQVQQLLDLGLVEPRLPLSRCSLCNSVLREATESEIASARYAPHARTGYSFFWCDRCRKLYWNGSHGRHIRERIESCISS, encoded by the coding sequence ATGCCTGAACATACCGAAACCCGGTTTTTGGCCGATCGCATGCTCGGCACCCTCACCCGTTACCTCCGGTTCATGGGCTATGACACGGTCAGTGCAAACGGTTTTGCGGCCGGAAACCCCGACGAGGACACACGGCTCCTGGAACTGGCAGGAAACGATCACCGTATTCTCCTGACCCGGGACCACGAGCTGGCCCGACGGGGAGGTGACAGCGCCGTGCTCATCGTGGAGGGGGACGTGCTCGCACAGGTGCAGCAGCTCCTGGATCTCGGGCTTGTCGAGCCACGACTTCCCCTGAGCCGGTGTTCGCTGTGCAACTCAGTGCTCCGTGAGGCCACGGAATCCGAAATTGCCTCCGCACGGTATGCCCCGCATGCCCGTACGGGGTATTCCTTTTTCTGGTGCGACCGGTGCAGGAAACTGTACTGGAACGGTTCGCATGGAAGGCACATCAGGGAACGAATAGAATCCTGTATTTCATCCTGA
- the amrS gene encoding AmmeMemoRadiSam system radical SAM enzyme, producing MHEARQYTRKEKNAVQCSLCSHRCTIADGKHGICGVRENTGGTLYATTYGLVSAEAVDPIEKKPLYHYLPGTLSYSLGSIGCNFRCEHCQNWHISQADRAHARLFSLSPEEGVSRALASGCASISWTYNEPTIWHEYTLDMGTIARSKGLGTCYVTNGYITEEALRELSPMLAAYRVDLKAFSDDFYRKVCGAHLQPVLESAVVAKGLGMHIETVTLVIPGVNDRIEDLEALIRWVIENLGPGTPMHFSAFHPDYKMTDRGATPAALIEKICSRAMELGLRFPYAGNVARSRFENTICPACGALLIERRGFSSRMVDLDDRQCRKCGEKIEIVRHA from the coding sequence ATGCACGAGGCGCGCCAGTACACCAGAAAAGAGAAGAACGCGGTGCAGTGCTCGCTCTGCAGCCACCGCTGTACGATAGCTGACGGGAAGCACGGGATCTGCGGGGTGAGAGAGAACACTGGCGGGACCCTGTACGCAACCACCTATGGCCTGGTGAGCGCAGAAGCCGTTGACCCCATAGAAAAAAAACCGCTCTACCATTACCTGCCCGGTACCCTTTCCTATTCCCTTGGCAGCATCGGGTGCAATTTCCGGTGCGAGCACTGCCAGAACTGGCATATCTCGCAGGCGGATCGCGCGCATGCCCGGCTCTTTTCTCTCTCCCCGGAGGAGGGCGTATCCCGTGCCCTGGCGAGCGGATGCGCGAGTATCTCGTGGACCTACAACGAACCCACAATCTGGCACGAGTACACCCTTGATATGGGTACAATTGCACGGTCAAAGGGGCTTGGGACCTGCTATGTTACCAACGGGTACATCACGGAGGAAGCCCTCCGGGAGCTCTCTCCCATGCTTGCCGCATACCGGGTAGATCTCAAGGCTTTTTCCGATGATTTTTACCGCAAGGTCTGCGGGGCCCACCTCCAGCCGGTGCTGGAATCGGCCGTGGTGGCAAAGGGACTGGGGATGCACATCGAGACGGTGACGCTCGTCATCCCCGGGGTAAACGATCGCATAGAGGATCTGGAGGCGCTGATCCGCTGGGTGATCGAGAACCTGGGCCCGGGGACGCCCATGCACTTCTCTGCGTTCCACCCGGACTATAAGATGACGGACCGCGGTGCTACGCCGGCGGCCCTGATCGAGAAGATCTGTTCCCGGGCAATGGAACTGGGGCTCCGTTTCCCGTACGCAGGAAACGTGGCCCGCAGCCGGTTCGAAAATACTATCTGCCCTGCCTGCGGTGCACTTCTGATCGAGCGCCGGGGTTTTTCGAGCCGGATGGTGGATCTTGATGACCGGCAGTGCCGGAAGTGTGGCGAAAAGATCGAGATCGTGCGCCATGCCTGA
- a CDS encoding IS1 family transposase has translation MLYCPVCKSRNIFPVAGGYIGQVYLCKDCKYRGSFVLEVDDDVPGNETPDKPEQ, from the coding sequence ATGTTGTACTGTCCGGTCTGCAAAAGCCGTAATATCTTCCCGGTGGCCGGGGGATACATTGGCCAGGTGTACCTCTGCAAGGACTGCAAATACCGGGGATCGTTTGTCCTTGAGGTGGACGACGATGTGCCCGGGAATGAGACCCCGGACAAACCGGAACAATAA
- the pyrH gene encoding UMP kinase, with product MKTVVLSLGGSILIPELAKNRISAYLPVLKEIAGQHRVFVVVGGGGGARDYIAVARKLGIDEGTSDEIGILVTRLNATLLIAALGDAAYPKVAESHSEAKKFGESKKIVVMGGITPGQTTDAVAAVLAERVQADVFVNVTSVNGIYDKDPKSHPAAQHHATLTPKQLLSIVSQGGLGAGSHNVLDIIAARIVERSSIPLVVLDGTRPKNLSDVLLRGKGEYSVVSSTKKKVLPL from the coding sequence ATGAAGACGGTCGTATTATCGTTGGGCGGTTCGATCCTGATACCGGAACTTGCAAAGAACCGGATTTCGGCCTATCTTCCGGTCCTAAAAGAGATTGCCGGACAGCACCGGGTTTTCGTGGTCGTCGGGGGCGGGGGAGGCGCACGGGACTATATCGCAGTTGCGCGAAAGCTCGGCATCGATGAGGGTACCTCAGACGAGATCGGGATCCTTGTGACCCGGCTCAATGCCACGCTGCTCATCGCTGCCCTTGGGGATGCTGCCTATCCCAAGGTGGCAGAGAGCCACTCCGAGGCAAAGAAGTTTGGCGAATCAAAAAAGATCGTGGTGATGGGCGGAATCACCCCTGGCCAGACCACAGATGCCGTTGCGGCAGTTCTTGCTGAACGCGTGCAGGCTGATGTCTTTGTGAACGTGACTTCGGTAAATGGGATCTACGATAAGGATCCAAAGAGCCACCCCGCTGCACAGCATCATGCGACCCTCACTCCGAAGCAGCTTCTTTCCATCGTAAGCCAGGGCGGGCTTGGGGCCGGCTCCCATAACGTTCTCGATATCATCGCCGCACGGATCGTGGAGCGCAGCAGCATCCCGCTCGTTGTACTCGACGGAACCCGGCCAAAGAACCTCTCTGACGTCCTGCTCCGCGGAAAGGGCGAATACTCAGTTGTCAGCAGCACAAAAAAGAAGGTTCTCCCACTCTGA
- a CDS encoding endonuclease III domain-containing protein produces MDAQDAKKIYSALLKRYPRARESPTTICRGTPFEVLILTILSAQTTDKAVLQVKEPLFSAYPSPHALARANPADVEPIIHSLGYYHAKAKHIVAAAASVENEFGGEVPRTMDELLSIPGVGRKTANIVLYHGFGQNHGIAVDTHVRRLAQRIGISDTDDVKVIEQDLMALYPKKDWGDLTDVFIAHGRATCDARKPLCGDCVIRKYCRYYRDLPDDQKKD; encoded by the coding sequence ATGGACGCACAGGACGCAAAAAAAATCTATTCTGCCCTTCTCAAGCGTTATCCGCGTGCCCGCGAGTCGCCGACCACGATCTGCCGTGGCACGCCTTTTGAGGTGCTCATCCTTACCATCCTCTCCGCCCAGACCACAGACAAAGCCGTCCTCCAGGTAAAAGAGCCGCTCTTTTCCGCGTACCCGTCACCCCATGCCCTTGCCCGGGCAAATCCCGCCGATGTCGAGCCGATCATCCACAGCCTCGGGTATTACCACGCAAAGGCAAAGCACATTGTTGCGGCGGCCGCATCCGTGGAAAACGAGTTCGGCGGTGAGGTGCCACGGACTATGGACGAGCTGCTCTCCATCCCCGGGGTGGGCCGGAAGACCGCAAATATTGTGCTGTACCATGGTTTTGGCCAGAACCACGGGATTGCGGTGGATACCCACGTGCGCCGGCTGGCACAGCGGATCGGGATCTCGGACACCGATGACGTGAAGGTGATCGAGCAGGATCTCATGGCCCTCTACCCGAAAAAGGACTGGGGCGACCTTACCGACGTATTCATTGCCCACGGGAGGGCAACCTGTGATGCCAGGAAACCGCTCTGCGGTGACTGCGTGATCCGGAAGTACTGCCGGTACTACCGGGATTTACCGGATGACCAAAAAAAGGACTAA
- a CDS encoding inorganic phosphate transporter, producing the protein MIPAPLILIVAIIIIALVFDFTNGFHDSANSISTVVSTKVLSPRNAVIFAAFFNFLAAFGFGVAVADTIANIVQLNVVAAGIIPYIVLAALTGAISWNLITWFFGLPTSSSHALIGGLAGAGISAAGLVAIKWATVGQVALFMVLSPLIGLTCGFLFMAAILWITRKASKPTAEGHFKRLQLCSAAAYSFSHGTNDAQKTMGIIVPLLFSLGYYGANANSSHLSVPFWVIIICYTTIALGTLAGGWRIVRTMGYKITKLRPVHGFAAETAGAATILGASAAGIPVSTTHVICSSIMGVGTTMGASTVKWGVARSIMIAWILTIPISALIGYGAFQAIRLVVGS; encoded by the coding sequence ATGATCCCTGCCCCGCTCATCCTTATTGTTGCGATTATCATCATCGCACTCGTCTTTGATTTCACCAACGGGTTCCATGACTCGGCAAATTCAATATCAACGGTGGTCTCCACAAAAGTCCTCTCGCCCCGGAACGCCGTGATCTTTGCTGCTTTTTTCAACTTTCTTGCAGCATTCGGCTTTGGTGTGGCAGTGGCAGATACAATTGCAAACATCGTCCAGCTTAATGTGGTTGCGGCCGGAATTATCCCCTATATCGTCCTTGCTGCCCTAACCGGGGCGATCAGCTGGAACCTGATCACCTGGTTCTTTGGCCTGCCCACCTCCTCATCCCATGCGCTGATCGGCGGTCTTGCCGGCGCCGGTATCTCCGCGGCCGGGCTTGTAGCCATCAAGTGGGCAACGGTAGGCCAGGTGGCCCTTTTTATGGTCCTCTCCCCGCTGATCGGGCTTACCTGCGGCTTTTTGTTTATGGCCGCGATCCTCTGGATCACAAGGAAAGCAAGCAAACCGACAGCAGAAGGCCATTTCAAAAGACTCCAGCTCTGCTCTGCGGCAGCCTATAGTTTCAGCCACGGGACAAACGATGCCCAGAAGACAATGGGGATCATTGTCCCGCTCCTCTTTTCCCTGGGATATTATGGTGCAAATGCCAATTCCAGCCATCTGTCGGTGCCGTTCTGGGTGATTATTATCTGTTATACCACAATCGCTCTCGGGACCCTCGCCGGCGGATGGCGGATCGTGCGGACCATGGGATACAAGATCACCAAGCTCCGCCCGGTGCACGGTTTTGCGGCAGAGACCGCCGGGGCGGCAACCATCCTTGGCGCATCGGCAGCAGGCATCCCGGTGAGTACGACGCATGTTATCTGCTCGTCCATCATGGGGGTAGGTACGACCATGGGCGCAAGTACAGTAAAGTGGGGCGTTGCACGCAGCATAATGATAGCCTGGATCCTGACTATCCCCATAAGCGCACTGATCGGGTACGGCGCATTCCAGGCGATCCGGCTCGTGGTCGGGAGTTAA
- a CDS encoding DUF47 domain-containing protein, which yields MGLRELLIPQDKIFFEMFERQAAITREAAYQLVTLSEDFTNVKEKRHAIELLEHQGDQITHGIYEQLNRTFITPLDPEEISRLASALDDVMDNIDSSAEKMFYYGIDDTDIHMVELAKLIHLSVVEIEGAVKGIRSIKDPRYIEERCIEVNRLENLADDVLAQAVTDLFKTNDAIAIIKLKDIYENLETATDYCEDVANVLSDIAIRHS from the coding sequence ATGGGTTTACGGGAACTGCTGATTCCGCAGGACAAGATCTTTTTTGAGATGTTTGAACGCCAGGCTGCAATCACACGGGAAGCAGCGTACCAGCTGGTGACCTTAAGCGAGGACTTCACCAACGTAAAGGAGAAGCGCCACGCGATCGAGCTCCTCGAACACCAGGGGGACCAGATCACCCACGGCATCTACGAGCAGCTCAACCGGACATTTATTACCCCGCTTGACCCGGAGGAGATCTCCCGGCTTGCCTCGGCTCTGGACGACGTGATGGACAACATCGACAGTTCTGCCGAGAAGATGTTCTACTACGGTATCGATGATACCGACATCCACATGGTAGAGCTCGCAAAGCTCATCCACCTCTCCGTGGTTGAGATCGAGGGTGCGGTCAAGGGAATCCGCTCGATTAAAGACCCGCGCTATATCGAGGAGCGCTGCATCGAGGTAAACCGGCTTGAGAACCTGGCAGACGATGTACTTGCCCAGGCGGTCACCGACCTCTTCAAGACAAATGACGCGATCGCGATCATCAAGCTCAAGGACATTTACGAGAACCTCGAAACGGCGACCGATTACTGCGAGGACGTGGCAAACGTACTCTCCGATATCGCCATCCGGCACTCGTGA
- a CDS encoding inorganic phosphate transporter produces the protein MTGYDPVILFGIFVALVLNFFNGLTDAAQGVATVVATRALSPGKAVFLTGVCNMFGPFVFTTAVAATIGTAIVSSGAMTPATIIVGMLASIALVFSATRIGIPLSSSHALIGGLIGASIAGFGFTAVILPAGSMVLGALGWGVLGAVTGAVVLAAITAALHGDYRFALLIGAICGAGLAIPLAIVFGLLKLTGLFAVVLFIFISPVLGATIAFLFDLLVSHLFRTSRQNRMKRVFTPLQILACLFQATGHGANDGMHAVGVITALLVSAGILATFAVPTWVVLLSAIAIGLGTCFGGWKVVDKMAKGITKIRPYQGFCAGTSGSTTLAFVTMHGIPVSSNHVISGAIVGVGVTRGKNAVHWNVVREMMTAWVITIPLAAACAWAGYMALTLVLPLLP, from the coding sequence ATGACCGGTTACGATCCTGTCATCCTGTTTGGCATCTTTGTGGCCCTGGTGCTGAACTTCTTTAACGGCCTTACCGATGCAGCCCAGGGTGTGGCAACAGTAGTGGCCACCCGTGCGCTCTCCCCGGGTAAAGCGGTCTTTCTGACCGGGGTCTGCAATATGTTTGGGCCGTTTGTGTTCACGACTGCTGTTGCTGCCACCATCGGGACTGCCATTGTCTCTTCCGGCGCTATGACCCCGGCAACCATCATCGTTGGGATGCTTGCCTCGATTGCGCTTGTCTTCTCTGCTACCCGGATCGGCATTCCGCTCTCCAGCAGCCATGCGCTGATCGGGGGACTTATCGGTGCAAGCATTGCCGGGTTTGGTTTTACTGCCGTCATCCTCCCTGCAGGAAGCATGGTCCTTGGAGCGCTTGGCTGGGGAGTGCTTGGCGCAGTTACCGGGGCCGTGGTCCTTGCTGCCATCACCGCTGCCCTGCACGGGGATTACCGGTTTGCCCTCCTTATCGGGGCGATATGCGGGGCGGGCCTCGCGATCCCGCTCGCCATTGTATTTGGCCTGCTCAAGCTCACCGGCCTCTTTGCAGTTGTGCTCTTCATTTTCATCTCCCCGGTCCTTGGGGCCACCATCGCGTTCCTGTTTGATCTGCTTGTCTCGCACCTCTTCCGGACCTCGCGCCAGAACCGGATGAAGCGGGTCTTTACCCCGCTCCAGATCCTTGCCTGCCTCTTCCAGGCAACCGGTCACGGGGCAAATGACGGGATGCACGCAGTGGGTGTGATCACCGCGCTCCTTGTCTCCGCCGGCATCCTTGCCACCTTTGCGGTGCCCACCTGGGTTGTCCTGCTTTCTGCCATTGCAATCGGCCTTGGCACCTGCTTTGGCGGATGGAAGGTGGTAGACAAAATGGCAAAGGGGATCACAAAGATCCGGCCCTACCAGGGTTTCTGCGCAGGGACCTCAGGGAGCACGACGCTTGCGTTTGTCACCATGCACGGTATCCCGGTCTCCTCAAACCATGTGATCAGCGGGGCAATTGTCGGGGTCGGGGTCACCCGGGGCAAGAACGCAGTCCACTGGAACGTAGTGCGCGAGATGATGACGGCATGGGTGATCACGATCCCGCTTGCCGCTGCCTGCGCATGGGCCGGCTACATGGCCCTGACCCTTGTTTTGCCCCTCCTCCCGTGA
- a CDS encoding DUF47 domain-containing protein, whose protein sequence is MRIRDLILPEDQIFFTLFGDMAAKIKESAETLNEITHELPNGTEKSHKVRQIEHLGDETTRHIYERLNESLITPLEPDEIARLAPALDDVLDKIDWVTHQIATYGLTQSDDVLKEYSYLILMTAQEISDAMDALATLQKPADVNSHVLEISRLYNLSGELLSRAVLDLFKTQDLLMIIKLKDIYESMGKVMEKCNDVGHALVDISMSHS, encoded by the coding sequence ATGCGCATCCGCGACCTGATCCTTCCCGAAGACCAGATCTTTTTTACCCTCTTTGGGGATATGGCAGCAAAGATCAAAGAGTCTGCCGAAACCCTCAACGAGATCACCCACGAGCTCCCCAACGGTACCGAGAAGTCGCATAAGGTGCGCCAGATTGAGCATCTCGGCGACGAGACCACCCGGCACATCTATGAGCGTCTTAACGAGTCTCTGATCACCCCGCTCGAACCGGACGAGATTGCCCGGCTTGCCCCTGCTCTTGACGATGTGCTGGATAAGATCGACTGGGTCACCCACCAGATCGCCACCTACGGCCTGACACAGTCGGACGATGTCCTCAAGGAATACTCGTACCTGATCCTGATGACTGCCCAGGAGATCTCCGATGCCATGGATGCCCTTGCTACCCTCCAGAAACCGGCCGATGTCAACAGCCATGTCCTTGAGATCAGCCGGCTCTATAACCTCTCCGGCGAACTCCTCTCCCGGGCGGTGCTCGACCTCTTTAAGACCCAGGATCTTTTGATGATAATCAAGCTCAAGGATATCTACGAGAGCATGGGAAAGGTGATGGAAAAATGCAACGATGTCGGGCATGCACTGGTTGATATCTCGATGAGCCACTCATGA
- a CDS encoding nicotinate phosphoribosyltransferase — MGMFDTVSDETIKRGECTDIYFVRTEEVLAREKINPLVSMEVTAAALPDTWGIVCGMADVIALLEGLPVMVDAMPEGTLFFAGEPVLRITGRYRDFCRYETAILGFLCHASGIASATAHIMCESKGRPVYSFGSRRQHPAIATMIERAAWIGGADGVSNTCAPAGMPVVGTMPHAMVMCFSVPDDAWRAFDRDAPKEVPRIMLCDTYCDEKTESLRAAACGATAVRLDTPRSRRGNMRAIIEEVRWELDSHGYPQVKIFLSGGVTKEDVILYRDCVDAFGIGGAIANAPVIDFALDIVEIEGKPKAKRGKRSGRKQVYELVCGKHRTLPLGQVPPANAIPLLQPCIVDGRIVHKADLQVARKKVLAWIGHASKEGEATKEPEKKNGKHNPPRKAPAAPKA; from the coding sequence ATGGGCATGTTCGATACCGTCAGCGACGAGACGATAAAACGGGGGGAGTGCACGGACATCTACTTTGTCCGCACCGAGGAAGTGCTTGCACGGGAAAAGATAAACCCGCTCGTTTCCATGGAGGTGACCGCGGCAGCCCTCCCCGACACATGGGGGATTGTCTGTGGCATGGCCGATGTAATCGCACTCCTTGAAGGACTGCCGGTCATGGTAGACGCCATGCCGGAGGGAACGCTCTTTTTTGCGGGCGAGCCTGTGCTGCGCATCACCGGGCGGTACCGGGATTTCTGCCGGTACGAGACTGCGATCCTCGGGTTCCTCTGCCATGCCTCCGGGATTGCGTCGGCTACAGCCCATATCATGTGCGAGTCAAAGGGACGGCCCGTGTACTCTTTTGGGTCCCGGCGGCAGCACCCGGCCATTGCAACCATGATCGAACGGGCCGCATGGATCGGGGGAGCAGATGGTGTCTCCAATACCTGCGCGCCCGCGGGAATGCCGGTGGTCGGAACCATGCCCCACGCAATGGTGATGTGCTTCTCTGTTCCCGATGACGCTTGGCGCGCTTTTGACCGCGATGCCCCAAAAGAGGTGCCGCGCATCATGCTCTGCGATACCTACTGCGATGAGAAGACCGAGTCGCTGCGTGCCGCTGCGTGCGGAGCCACGGCAGTCCGGCTCGACACCCCGCGCTCGCGTCGGGGGAACATGCGGGCTATCATCGAGGAGGTCCGCTGGGAGCTCGATTCGCACGGCTACCCCCAGGTGAAGATATTCCTCTCTGGCGGGGTCACAAAAGAGGACGTAATCTTATACCGGGACTGCGTGGATGCGTTTGGGATCGGAGGAGCGATCGCAAATGCCCCGGTGATCGACTTTGCCCTGGACATTGTGGAGATCGAGGGAAAGCCAAAGGCAAAGCGGGGAAAGCGAAGCGGGAGAAAACAGGTGTACGAGCTGGTCTGCGGGAAGCACCGGACCCTGCCCCTGGGCCAGGTCCCGCCCGCAAACGCCATCCCGCTCCTGCAACCCTGCATCGTGGACGGGAGGATCGTGCATAAGGCCGATCTGCAGGTGGCACGAAAAAAGGTGCTCGCGTGGATCGGCCACGCCTCAAAAGAAGGCGAAGCAACAAAGGAGCCGGAAAAAAAGAACGGGAAACACAATCCGCCGAGAAAGGCACCCGCTGCCCCAAAGGCCTGA